From Triticum aestivum cultivar Chinese Spring chromosome 4A, IWGSC CS RefSeq v2.1, whole genome shotgun sequence, a single genomic window includes:
- the LOC123085807 gene encoding protein FAR1-RELATED SEQUENCE 5, translating to MADETSGGRGNPGPALTPPGESTTMFASRPNASSSSPSHGRISLEGYSWPLQFEAAVPSRRTGAAMTDHGGTADDLSHINLADENGCAHAMNLQAPHVMSGGGVREDTTTAMIGEGGQQDDGVAGVEQRMQAIDKVGQTLIVPKVGLAFDSEDSAYDMYNAYAPKVGFSVRKSHTKRRGDKSISQKYIVCSNEGHRDTQSSKDTARTGCEARIQFSVNKDGIWTVQKLITEHNHYLASPNKVHKLRSQRRVIEADRHLIGQIREAGMKPSQVYDFMIAFYGGPDKVPFSKMDCNNEIGRERKKYLESNNAQTLLEYLKNKQREDPTFFMPFR from the exons ATGGCAGATGAGACTAGTGGCGGCCGAGGGAACCCTGGTCCGGCACTCACTCCGCCGGGGGAGAGCACAACTATGTTTGCCTCACGCCCAAACGCATCATCATCCTCTCCTTCGCATGGCCGCATCAGCCTAGAAGGATATTCATGGCCGCTGCAGTTTGAAGCTGCAGTACCGTCGAGAAGGACGGGAGCGGCCATGACGGACCACGGTGGCACTGCCGACGACTTGTCCCACATAAATCTCGCGGATGAGAATGGCTGTGCGCACGCCATGAACTTGCAGGCCCCACACGTCATGTCAGGAGGAGGAGTCCGGGAGGATACGACCACCGCCATGATAGGAGAAGGAGGTCAACAGGACGACGGGGTCGCCGGTGTAGAGCAAAGAATGCAG GCGATTGATAAAGTTGGACAAACATTGATTGTTCCAAAAGTTGGATTGGCTTTCGATTCAGAGGACAGCGCTTATGATATGTACAACGCATATGCCCCCAAGGTTGGGTTCAGTGTCAGAAAAAGTCACACAAAGCGACGAGGTGATAAAAGTATATCTCAAAAATATATAGTTTGCAGTAACGAAGGCCATCGAGATACCCAATCATCTAAGGACACTGCAAGGACAGGTTGTGAGGCTCGTATTCAGTTTAGTGTCAACAAGGATGGTATTTGGACAGTGCAAAAGCTTATAACCGAGCACAATCATTATCTTGCTAGTCCCAATAAGGTGCACAAGCTGAGGTCCCAAAGACGTGTTATAGAAGCGGATAGACATCTAATTGGCCAGATACGGGAAGCCGGGATGAAGCCATCCCAGGTATATGACTTTATGATAGCATTTTACGGAGGACCCGACAAAGTACCATTCTCAAAGATGGACTGCAATAATGAGATTGGTCGCGAGCGCAAGAAGTATTTAGAATCAAATAATGCACAGACACTGTTGGAATACTTGAAAAATAAGCAAAGAGAGGATCCTACATTTTTTATGCCATTCAGATAG